AGGATGGGTAGGCGTTACAATTGTAATCTCGTCTGTTTGAAAGCCTCATTTCTCAGCGTCATCGGATGATTCGGGAGTCAGTAATTGAATGAGTGGTTTTGTTTATGCCCATTTTTTATTATATTTCTCCGTCTTTTTTCAAAAACCAAGTGAATTTGGTGTGATTTAATCGTTCTTTGGAGGGATTACTATGAAACATGTACAATCAGATTTAAGAATCAGAATTTCCCAACTCTCCGAAGGGATTCACAATTATCAGTTAATTTCACATCCGACCGAACTTGACTTGGCGGAGAATTTTCAGGAGTCCATCTCTATAGATGCCTCCCTCGAAAAAACAAAACGCCAACTCTATTTGCGGGCTTCGGTTTCAACTAAAGCAAAATTTCAGTGTGACCGTTGTGCGGTTGAATTTGATTTTCCGATTCAATCATTGTACAACATCTGCTACACATTCGACGAAAAGAACTCCGAGTCTTTTCCTGATGATGAGTTGAGGACAATTCACATCGGTACGCCATATCTCGAACTTGTAGATGACGTTCGGGAGTGTATCATGTTGGCGGTTCCGATGAAACTCATTTGCAAGGAAGAGTGCAGGGGACTTTGTCCGCACTGCGGCGTGAACATGAATGAGAAAGATTGTGTCTGCGCAGAAGAAAACACTGATTCACGGTGGGTGCATGAGCCCCATGGCGCATCAGCGCCATTTGACGTATTACGAACATTGATATCAAACAATAAAAATTAAGGAACAAGAGAATGCCAAATCCGAAACGGCGACATTCGAAATCTCGTGGCGCAAAGCGCCGTACACATTACAAGGCAACTGCGCCGTCAACGGGCGAATGTCCCAACTGCCACGACCAGAAACTTCTTCACAGAGCCTGTCCGAATTGCGGCTACTATAATAGTCGCTCTATCATGATTCCGAAAGAATCATAACTCCATTTCTACCATTGTTCATACACCGATGAATTTTCGGTGAACTTGTGGACGACACACACACGATACGAATTGCAGTGGATGCGATGGGTGGCGATTACGCTCCTCAAAATGTTGTCGCGGGCGCGCTTGATGCTCTCCGCGAATCCAACAACAGGTTCGAGGTCGTACTCGTCGGACAGGAATCTCTTATCCGTTCGCATCTCCAACCATCTTCCGCTGAGCGATTGAATTACAAGATTGTTCACGCGGCAGATGTGATTGATATGCACGACGGCGCAACAGCCGCGCTCCGACAGAAGAAAGATTCCTCCATCGGTATCGGAATGACTTTGCATAAAGAAGGGAAAGTTGACGCGTTCGTCAGCGCGGGACATACCGGCGCGATGGTCTCCGCTTCAACGCTTATTCTTGGTCGGCTTGATGGCGTGAGTCGCCCGACAATCGGCGCATTCTTTCCAAGCGAAAAGGGTGTTTGCCTGTTGCTCGATGCCGGAGCGAATGTGGATTGCCGTCCTCAGCACTTGTATGAGTTCGCCATCATGGGGAGTATCTACGCGAAGGAGATGTTTAATTTTTCCAATCCATCGGTCGGACTTCTCAGCGTCGGCGAAGAAGAATCGAAAGGAAATGAAGCAGTGAAAGAAGCGCACAAACTTCTCTCGCAAAGCGGGATTAACTTCATTGGCAATGTCGAAGGGCGAGATATTCTGAGTGGCAAAGCGCAGGTGGTTGTGTGCGATGGATTTGTCGGAAACATCGTCCTGAAATTCGGTGAAAGTATTCCTTCGTTCATCAAGAACAGATTGAAAGAAGCATTCAGCAAAAATCTTTTCTTGAAATTGTTAGGCGGAATGATGAGGAATTCGCTCCGCTCTGTTTTCAAGAGTATGGATTATGAAGAGCATGGCGGAGTGCCGGTGCTTGGAGTGAAAGGCGTGGCGATTATCGGTCACGGTAAATCCACTCCGAAAGCAATCAAGAATATGATTTTGAAAGCGGAAGAGACGGTGCGCAAGAACATCAATGAACGGATACAAGAAGCGCTTTTGTCCGCTGATGGTGGACTCAAACAAATAGCAATTGAAAGGTAAAGAGTTGTCAGAACGAATTCGTGCGGCAATAACTGCCGTTGGTCATTACGTTCCCGAGAAAATTCTCTCGAACAAAGATTTGGAAAAAATGGTGGAGACAACGGATGAGTGGATTCTCACACGAACGGGAATCCGTGAGCGCCGAATCCTTGAACACGGCGCAACGTCCGACCTTGCGGCGCCTGCCGCGCTTGCCTGTTTGAAAAACCGTGGCATTGAAGCGAGCGAGATTGATTTAATCATTGTTGCCACAATTTCTCCCGATATGTTTTTCCCTTCGACTTCGTGTTTAGTGCAGGAGAAAATCGGCGCGAAGAATGCGTGGTGTTTTGATGTTTCGGCGGCATGTTCAGGTTTTGTGTTTGCACTTGTCACCGGTTGTCAGTTCATTGAAGCGGGAACGCACAAAAAAGTGTTGGTAATCGGCTCGGATAAGATGAGCGCAATTACGGATTACACAGACAGAAATACATGCGTGTTATTCGGTGATGCCGGCGCGGCTGTTTTGCTCGAACCAAGCGATGACCCGAACTTGGGAATTATTGACCATCGCCTGTATTCTGATGGCGCTGGAAAAGATGCGTTGTATCAAAAAGGGGGTGGAAGTCTTAACCCGCCAACCTACGAAACGATTGATAACAAAATGCACTACATCTATCAGGATGGAAAGTCGGTGTTTAAAGTTGCCGTGCTCGGAATGGCTGATGTCTCCGCCGAAATCATGAAACGGAATAATCTTACCGGAGCCGATGTAGATTGGCTTGTACCGCATCAGGCGAACTTGCGTATCATTGACGCGTGCAGGGAACGGATGGGACTTGACCCATCGAAAGTCATGATTAACATTGACAAATACGGAAACACAACCGCCGCAACAATTCCGCTTTGTCTTTCAGAATGGTGGCAAGCGGGAAAATTGAAACGTGGGCAAACAGTTGTGCTTGCAAGTTTTGGTGCGGGCTATACTTGGGGAGCGGTGTTGGTGAAGTGGAGTGTGGATAAGCGGTGAGCCGTAGCGTTATTGTGCGATACGAGATGTGTGATATGGTATGTGTTGAATTTGTTGACGACTAAGAACATAAAAGCAAGACTAAAAACAAGAAACGAAAAACTGTAAATGCAACAAGGTGCATACATATTTCCCGGTCAAGGTTCCCAATACGTTGGAATGGGAAAAGATTTGTTTGAGCAAAACGAGACTGCTCGTGAGATGTTCAAGCAGGCAGATGAATTGCTTGGAGTTTCACTCAGCAAGATTTGCTTTGAAGGACCGGAAGAAGAACTCAAGCAAACGAAGAATACACAACCTGCGATTTTCTTGCACAGCGTTATTCTTTCGAAATTGCTCGGGCAACAGGATGTTTCTATGGTTGCCGGACATTCGCTTGGAGAATATTCAGCGTTGGTGTATGCAGGTGTTTTATCGTTTGAAGATGGTTTGAAGATTGTTCGCTTGCGAGGTGAACTTATGCAACGAGCAGGAGAACTTCAACCCGGAACGATGGCGGCAATTGTCGGACTTGAATCGAATATTCTTGAATCTGTTTGTGCAGAAGCAAGCACAGAAGGAATTGTTCAGTGTGCAAACTTTAATTCTCCCGGGCAGATTGTTATTAGCGGCTCAGTTTCCGGAGTGAAGAAAGCAATGGAACTTGCCAAAGCACGTGGCGCAAAGTTAGTGAAAGAATTGGTTGTCAGCGGTGCGTTCCATTCTCCGTTGATGGAATATGCTGTTGAAGGATTATCGAAAGCGCTGGATGCAATCACGATTAATGATGCAACGATTCCCGTGTATGCAAACGTGACAGCAAAGCCCGTAACCAAAGCGCCGGAAATCCGTCAACTCCTGAAAGACCAATTGACGAAACCGGTTCGATGGGAAGAATCAATAAAGAATATGGTTGCAGATGGAGCGAAGAGGTTTGTCGAAGTCGGACCCGGAAAAGTTCTTCAGGGTCTTGTAAAAAGAATTGATGCAAGTGTAGAAGTAATTGGCATTGACAAGTTTTCAGATATAAAATAATGCAAAATGCAAAACGCAAAAATGAAAAAAGATGCCCGGTAGTTGATTCCCGAATGACCAATGACGAATGACAAATAACTAATTACAAAGTATTCAGCCGCCAAAGGCGGGCAAGAAGAATTAAGTACAAATATGAAACTGAATTTAGAAAATAAAATTGCCTTAGTAACCGGCGGTTCGCGGGGAATCGGACGGGCGATTGCTTTGTCGCTTGCTTTAGCCGGAGCGAAGGTAGCAATCGTCTATCGGAGCGCGGCAAGTGAAGCGGAAGAAGTTGTTCAGGCAATCAAAGCGAACGGTGGCGATGCCGTTGCATTTCAAGCAGATGTTGCATCGTTCAATCAAGCGGTGGAGATTGTTACAAAGGTTGTTGCTCAGTTCGGACGACTTGATATATTGGTCAACAACGCAGGCATTACGAAAGACGGTTTACTTCTTCGCATGAGCGAGGAGGATTGGGATGCGGTTATCAACACGAATTTGAAAAGTGTGTTCAATTTTACAAAAGCATCAGCCAAACAAATGATGGGGCAAAGGGCTGGCAAGATTATCAATATCACGTCGGTTGTGGGAATTACCGGGAACGCAGGTCAGGCGAACTATGTTGCTTCAAAAGCCGGAGTCATCGGATTTACCAAATCAATGGCAAAAGAGTTATCTTCACGCAACATTCACGTGAACGCTGTCGCTCCCGGATTCGTGGAAACAGACATGACAGGGAAATTAACTGAAGAACAGCAAAAAGCGATAGCGGAGAAAATTCCGTTGAAGCGAACGGCAAAGCCGGATGAAATTGCAAGCGTGGTAACATTCCTCGCTTCGTCAGCTTCGGATTACATCACAGGTCAAACGATTTGTGTTGATGGCGGGCTGACATTATTATAATAGAGTATATAAATCATAATTCATTAACAATATTACATAAAGGATCCAATCATGGATATCGAAGCAAAAGTTAAAGACATAATCATGAACAAGTTAGGTGTAGAAGCATCGCAGATTACACCTGCCGCATCATTTACCAATGACCTTGGTGCAGATTCGCTTGACACAGTCGAGTTGGTCATGGAATTTGAAAAAGAATTCAACGTTCAGATTCCCGATGAAGATGCGGAAAAAATCACCACTGTCGGTGATGCAATCAGTTATTTAACAGGTAAAGCAAAGTAGTTCATTTGGTCGAAAGACTGAATCATTTTCTAACACGAACAGGAATTGGCTATGAATAACCACCGTCGTAGAGTTGTTGTGACCGGAATGGGAGCGGTCACGCCCATCGGCATCGGCATCGAAGAGTATTGGAAGAACGCAGTCGCAGGTGTGAGCGGCGGTGGACCCATTACATGTTTTGATACCGCTCAGTACGATACGAAAATTGCATGTGAAGTGAAGAACTTCAATCCGCTGAACTTCATGGACCGCAAAGCATCGAACAGAATGGATTTGTTCACACAATATGCAATGGTGGCGGCGGAGATGGCATTCAAACATTCCGGTTTGAGTTTGGAAAAAGAAAACGGTGAGCGCATCGGGGTGATTTTCGGATCGGGAATCGGCGGCATGTGGACTTGGCACAAGCAAATGCAGGAATACATGAACGGCGGTCCCGGAAGAATCAGTCCGTTTTTCGTACCGATGATGATTGCCGATATCGCTGCGGGACAAATTTCGATGCGATATGGTTTCAAAGGACCGAACTACGCAACAACGTCTGCTTGTGCAACTTCATCTCATGCTATTGCCGATGCGTTTATGTTGATACAACGCGGCGATGCAGAAGTGATGTTCTGCGGCGGCTCGGAAGCGGCGATAACACCGATGGGAGTCGGCGGTTTCAATGCGATGAAAGCAATGTCAACACGAAACGATGCGCCACTCACGGCAAGTCGTCCGTTCGATGCTCAACGCGACGGATTTGTGATGGGCGAAGGCGGAGGCGTATTGGTGCTTGAAGAACTGACTCACGCTCTTGATAGAGGTGCGACGATTTATGCAGAAGTCGGCGGTGTTGGGTTAACGGCGGATGCTCATCATATCACAGCGCCGGCGCCGGGAGGAGAAGGCGCGGTTCGTTCGATGCGGATTTGTATTCAGGATGCAGGATTGAAACCGGAAGATGTTGATTACATCAATGCTCACGGAACATCAACTCCATATAATGACAAGTCAGAATCGGAAGCAATCAGAACATTGTTTGGCGAGCATGCGTACAAGTTACACGTCACATCAACAAAATCAATGATTGGACATTTGCTCGGTGCAGCGGGAGCGGTTGAAGCGATTATCACCTCGCTCTCGATTCAGAATGATTTGCTCACGCCAACCATCAACTACGAAAATCCCGACCCGGAATGTGACTTGAACTATGTACCGAATCAGGCGATGAAGAAAACCGTGAATGTAGCTATCAGCAACACGTTTGGTTTTGGCGGACATAACGCTTCGATTCTCCTCAAGAAATATCCTTTGAATTAATTGTTCTATGAATGATTTC
This genomic window from Ignavibacteriota bacterium contains:
- a CDS encoding DUF177 domain-containing protein, with translation MKHVQSDLRIRISQLSEGIHNYQLISHPTELDLAENFQESISIDASLEKTKRQLYLRASVSTKAKFQCDRCAVEFDFPIQSLYNICYTFDEKNSESFPDDELRTIHIGTPYLELVDDVRECIMLAVPMKLICKEECRGLCPHCGVNMNEKDCVCAEENTDSRWVHEPHGASAPFDVLRTLISNNKN
- the rpmF gene encoding 50S ribosomal protein L32; the encoded protein is MPNPKRRHSKSRGAKRRTHYKATAPSTGECPNCHDQKLLHRACPNCGYYNSRSIMIPKES
- the plsX gene encoding phosphate acyltransferase PlsX, translating into MGGDYAPQNVVAGALDALRESNNRFEVVLVGQESLIRSHLQPSSAERLNYKIVHAADVIDMHDGATAALRQKKDSSIGIGMTLHKEGKVDAFVSAGHTGAMVSASTLILGRLDGVSRPTIGAFFPSEKGVCLLLDAGANVDCRPQHLYEFAIMGSIYAKEMFNFSNPSVGLLSVGEEESKGNEAVKEAHKLLSQSGINFIGNVEGRDILSGKAQVVVCDGFVGNIVLKFGESIPSFIKNRLKEAFSKNLFLKLLGGMMRNSLRSVFKSMDYEEHGGVPVLGVKGVAIIGHGKSTPKAIKNMILKAEETVRKNINERIQEALLSADGGLKQIAIER
- a CDS encoding ketoacyl-ACP synthase III; translation: MRAAITAVGHYVPEKILSNKDLEKMVETTDEWILTRTGIRERRILEHGATSDLAAPAALACLKNRGIEASEIDLIIVATISPDMFFPSTSCLVQEKIGAKNAWCFDVSAACSGFVFALVTGCQFIEAGTHKKVLVIGSDKMSAITDYTDRNTCVLFGDAGAAVLLEPSDDPNLGIIDHRLYSDGAGKDALYQKGGGSLNPPTYETIDNKMHYIYQDGKSVFKVAVLGMADVSAEIMKRNNLTGADVDWLVPHQANLRIIDACRERMGLDPSKVMINIDKYGNTTAATIPLCLSEWWQAGKLKRGQTVVLASFGAGYTWGAVLVKWSVDKR
- the fabD gene encoding ACP S-malonyltransferase; translated protein: MQQGAYIFPGQGSQYVGMGKDLFEQNETAREMFKQADELLGVSLSKICFEGPEEELKQTKNTQPAIFLHSVILSKLLGQQDVSMVAGHSLGEYSALVYAGVLSFEDGLKIVRLRGELMQRAGELQPGTMAAIVGLESNILESVCAEASTEGIVQCANFNSPGQIVISGSVSGVKKAMELAKARGAKLVKELVVSGAFHSPLMEYAVEGLSKALDAITINDATIPVYANVTAKPVTKAPEIRQLLKDQLTKPVRWEESIKNMVADGAKRFVEVGPGKVLQGLVKRIDASVEVIGIDKFSDIK
- the fabG gene encoding 3-oxoacyl-[acyl-carrier-protein] reductase; protein product: MNLENKIALVTGGSRGIGRAIALSLALAGAKVAIVYRSAASEAEEVVQAIKANGGDAVAFQADVASFNQAVEIVTKVVAQFGRLDILVNNAGITKDGLLLRMSEEDWDAVINTNLKSVFNFTKASAKQMMGQRAGKIINITSVVGITGNAGQANYVASKAGVIGFTKSMAKELSSRNIHVNAVAPGFVETDMTGKLTEEQQKAIAEKIPLKRTAKPDEIASVVTFLASSASDYITGQTICVDGGLTLL
- a CDS encoding acyl carrier protein; its protein translation is MMDIEAKVKDIIMNKLGVEASQITPAASFTNDLGADSLDTVELVMEFEKEFNVQIPDEDAEKITTVGDAISYLTGKAK
- the fabF gene encoding beta-ketoacyl-ACP synthase II, whose amino-acid sequence is MNNHRRRVVVTGMGAVTPIGIGIEEYWKNAVAGVSGGGPITCFDTAQYDTKIACEVKNFNPLNFMDRKASNRMDLFTQYAMVAAEMAFKHSGLSLEKENGERIGVIFGSGIGGMWTWHKQMQEYMNGGPGRISPFFVPMMIADIAAGQISMRYGFKGPNYATTSACATSSHAIADAFMLIQRGDAEVMFCGGSEAAITPMGVGGFNAMKAMSTRNDAPLTASRPFDAQRDGFVMGEGGGVLVLEELTHALDRGATIYAEVGGVGLTADAHHITAPAPGGEGAVRSMRICIQDAGLKPEDVDYINAHGTSTPYNDKSESEAIRTLFGEHAYKLHVTSTKSMIGHLLGAAGAVEAIITSLSIQNDLLTPTINYENPDPECDLNYVPNQAMKKTVNVAISNTFGFGGHNASILLKKYPLN